In Lytechinus variegatus isolate NC3 chromosome 18, Lvar_3.0, whole genome shotgun sequence, a single genomic region encodes these proteins:
- the LOC121431808 gene encoding sphingosine-1-phosphate lyase 1-like has translation MDEYKEIALLYADNTRRKVNELCSDLEAWQVIAYSVGVTLLLNWLYHFLCHPRLTLKQRIVKTFFKVVKSLPVIKDKIKAEIDKNVSDIARDLFPLKPGDSYITELPAKGLSRENIINKVNKDYKPMGGIDWKGGKVSGCVYGGTDEMAALASQMYEDFAWTNPLHPDVFPDVRKMEAEIVAMTLRMFNAPKSGCGTMSTGGTESILMALAAYRDLATERGIEYPEIIAPVSAHAAFDKAAHYFRMKLVHVPLDPVTQEADVRAMRRKINKRTAVLVGSAPMFPQGVMDPIEAIAELGDYYGIPVHVDSCLGGFLVPFMDKAGFPLAPFDFRLKGVTSISADTHKYGYAPKGSSVIMYRERKFRHPQFFVSPDWTGGIYATPTIGGSRAGAIIAACWATMMFLGEDGYVENTRKIVSAARKITKELRQIPGIFVYGNPEVSVVGVGSKVFNIYRLSGALTKRGWNLNSLQFPSSFHLCVTLRQTFPGVAEQFIQDVKECTEEIMKTPNEKASGSAAMYGTAQAIPDRSLVTDLARGYLDAYYSTDPIE, from the exons ATGGACGAATACAAG GAAATAGCACTGCTGTATGCAGACAATACAAGGagaaaggtcaacgaactttgctctgatTTGGAGGCATGGCAGGTCATTGCTTATTCTGTTGGGGTCACATTGCTTCTGAACTGGCTCTACCACTTCCTGTGTCATCCAAGGCTTA CTCTGAAGCAGCGCATCGTGAAAACCTTTTTCAAAGTGGTGAAAAGCCTTCCAGTTATTAAGGACAAG ATAAAAGCAGAGATTGATAAGAATGTGTCAGATATCGCCAGAGATCTGTTTCCCCTGAAGCCTGGCGATAGCTACATCACTGAGCTACCCGCTAAGGGTCTTAGCCGAGAGAACATTATAAACAAGGTCAACAAAGATTATAAACCTATGG GTGGCATCGACTGGAAGGGAGGCAAGGTATCCGGGTGTGTGTATGGAGGTACTGATGAAATGGCAGCCCTGGCATCACAG ATGTATGAAGACTTTGCCTGGACCAACCCTCTCCATCCAGACGTTTTCCCTGATGTTCGGAAGATGGAGGCGGAGATTGTTGCCATGACGCTCAGAATGTTCAATGCTCCCAAGTCAGGCTGTGGCACA ATGTCTACTGGTGGTACTGAAAGCATCCTGATGGCATTGGCCGCATACAGAGATTTAGCTACAGAGAGGGGCATTGAATACCCAGAAAT CATTGCCCCAGTCTCAGCCCACGCAGCATTTGATAAGGCTGCTCATTACTTCCGAATGAAGCTCGTGCATGTGCCACTAGATCCAGTCACACAAGAAGCCGATGTCAGG GCCATGAGACGTAAGATTAACAAGAGGACAGCAGTTCTTGTGGGCTCAGCACCGATGTTCCCACAAGGAGTCATGGACCCCATAGAAGCTATCGCAGAG CTCGGTGACTACTATGGCATTCCAGTGCACGTGGATTCCTGTTTGGGTGGATTCCTTGTTCCTTTCATGGACAAAGCTGGTTTCCCTCTGGCTCCGTTTGATTTCAGACTCAAGGGCGTTACAAGTATATCAGCTGATACCCATAAG TATGGATATGCCCCTAAAGGCTCCTCTGTGATCATGTATCGAGAGAGGAAATTCCGCCATCCTCAGTTCTTTGTGTCCCCTGATTGGACGGGTGGCATCTATGCCACACCCACTATTGGAG GAAGTCGAGCTGGAGCCATTATTGCTGCATGCTGGGCTACCATGATGTTTCTTGGTGAGGATGGATACGTAGAGAATACGAGGAAGATTGTCTCTGCTGCAAGGAAGATTACTAAAGA GCTTCGTCAGATTCCGGGCATCTTCGTCTACGGCAACCCTGAGGTGAGCGTGGTCGGGGTCGGGTCAAAGGTCTTCAACATCTACCGTCTATCGGGAGCCCTCACAAAGCGAGGTTGGAATCTCAATTCTCTTCAATTCCCTTCAAG CTTCCATTTGTGTGTGACTCTCCGTCAGACGTTTCCTGGAGTAGCGGAACAGTTCATCCAGGATGTTAAAGAGTGTACTGAAGAGATCATGAAGACGCCCAACGAGAAGGCATCAGGCAGT GCTGCTATGTATGGGACTGCACAGGCCATTCCAGATCGCTCCTTGGTGACAGACCTTGCCAGAGGCTACCTTGATGCCTACTACTCCACAGATCCCATAGAATAA